One window of the Leptospira koniambonensis genome contains the following:
- a CDS encoding thrombospondin type 3 repeat-containing protein, with translation MLYFLGIGNGLPSPKNISFPPSAKLPEGFDGSKVSITSSEEITIPDTFPSNFVAIGEVYEVNIDGFEITPFNPETIEYTQVYFPGNDLAELTFNIDKAELESEGFNQEFQVWYFDLLEQRWRKVEKVLYDEANSQVKAYTSHFTSFILTAMPKIDGTDLATIPACLNADLPFINLEGVRDDNGISQAVFTTTGEGFLYLKDRAYYVKRDAGSFQSLGFEGALAIATCQGGGDCGANANHKYSTSSEYIRFTAWTDIDVYVLYDTRGGSSAADSSQDADWLQAGFTQIQDAYIYTTDIGLDPDPPSAGNGYKVYRNNTSYLKGSEVSLGGNWKGATSNAIQSNYWVIIKPIGTEGRSVPSSLLCSNPGSFNLPKKVTNLKILPGQNSATLVWQNPDNPKATNILVRRSPLFPPLTPGSGEAPSGSSPHNQAFTDTGLINGASYYYSVFALDNNGNYDGLATVQLQTGTDTDGDGLSDLTEISTDLSDLFGGVSRVSLETAADTDGDGLSDAIELINGTDPSNADSQKPIVTQFQYTGSTPTTYPYMTFDANATDNVSVTGWALTSTNEKPLSYFSEWSAIKPNFKEFSKSGSYNLYLWTKDAAGNVSDPYTPASYQLDGIKLAKFVYATQTSANKVLSYSINPFTGALENSNTFISGNIPTILTADPLGSYVLIYYTQTKNLVLAKINRANGSLVTVYSYYVSSTLLDSVYGLTMDPTGSYIYAAGYKSNPSAFSILKWNLNRTLETIVLDQTFLPTPSIGDTGSRLKVSPNGSMISYIWATGDSQSTYGSIKNFLINPLNGRISTTQTVFSLLNSAAPYAFDYLGNGNTMFIVSPNSLSTESETGLKSASSVVFAPLTGQSVSGFNQAPTVNTFALGVSGSATGKAVYVSGWAEIENQNEITVLNLPNPSAAGTVLQRLSVTDWNIGVFAEKSGRYLYSVGSKINSFLIDPGTGQLNSSSVQTISLPETVTSFATVAEQNSNDPPVALLEITNSSDNNLPQNIRVNRETTISSRGSFDPNMTSCSVNPNTYVRSWRWISKPVGSNANFQITDSTSSVIKFTPDVPGNYTIEFSITDSPGTCQGSSRTDTTQLTVSAKYFNQVLESGKLLVPMKDAAKYKPNPTSSELPGVPSTAAANWIQKPVIDAGAYTSDCTGNLLTNPWDPRCYGNGYKPYGYAKFYLRQKETLISPWLTTMYCQSPSASLYEDAMNFCKNETPPTPIYSNSGIIRTFTATSYAFIWKVEWSWWTNTTTAYTKN, from the coding sequence ATGTTATATTTTCTAGGAATTGGAAATGGGTTGCCTAGTCCTAAAAATATATCATTTCCCCCAAGCGCAAAACTTCCCGAAGGATTTGATGGTTCCAAGGTTTCTATTACCTCTTCCGAAGAGATCACTATACCTGATACCTTCCCTTCTAATTTCGTGGCGATCGGTGAAGTATATGAAGTTAACATAGACGGTTTTGAAATTACCCCCTTTAATCCTGAAACAATAGAATACACTCAAGTCTATTTTCCGGGAAATGACCTAGCTGAATTAACGTTTAACATCGATAAAGCGGAATTAGAGAGCGAAGGTTTTAACCAAGAATTCCAAGTTTGGTATTTCGATTTACTAGAGCAGAGATGGAGAAAAGTGGAAAAGGTTTTATATGATGAAGCTAATTCTCAAGTTAAAGCATATACCTCGCACTTCACTTCATTTATATTAACTGCCATGCCAAAAATTGATGGTACTGATTTGGCGACTATTCCTGCCTGCTTAAATGCTGACCTTCCATTCATAAACTTAGAGGGGGTTCGAGACGATAATGGAATTTCTCAAGCAGTATTCACTACAACTGGCGAAGGATTCTTATATTTAAAGGATAGAGCGTATTATGTTAAACGAGATGCAGGAAGCTTTCAATCTTTAGGTTTCGAAGGTGCTCTTGCAATTGCAACCTGCCAAGGAGGAGGAGATTGTGGGGCGAATGCAAATCATAAATATTCTACTTCCTCAGAGTATATTAGATTTACTGCTTGGACTGATATAGATGTTTACGTTCTTTATGACACCAGAGGAGGCAGCTCTGCCGCAGATTCCAGCCAAGATGCCGATTGGCTACAGGCTGGATTTACTCAAATCCAAGATGCTTATATTTATACGACTGATATTGGTCTAGATCCGGATCCTCCTTCAGCAGGTAACGGATACAAAGTATATCGAAATAATACTTCCTATCTAAAAGGAAGCGAAGTGTCTTTAGGAGGAAATTGGAAAGGCGCAACAAGTAATGCAATTCAATCCAATTATTGGGTAATTATAAAACCTATTGGAACAGAAGGAAGATCCGTACCTTCCTCATTATTATGCTCGAATCCAGGTAGTTTTAATCTTCCTAAAAAGGTAACAAATTTGAAAATTCTACCAGGTCAAAATTCAGCAACACTGGTTTGGCAAAATCCGGATAATCCAAAAGCGACAAATATACTTGTTCGAAGAAGTCCTCTATTTCCTCCTTTAACACCTGGATCTGGCGAAGCTCCATCCGGCTCCTCTCCCCATAATCAAGCATTCACTGATACAGGATTAATAAACGGAGCCAGTTATTACTATTCTGTTTTTGCTTTGGATAATAATGGCAATTACGATGGCTTAGCTACCGTACAATTGCAAACCGGAACAGATACAGACGGAGACGGACTTTCAGATCTGACTGAAATAAGTACGGACCTGTCCGATTTGTTTGGTGGTGTTTCTAGAGTTTCTCTTGAGACAGCTGCGGATACGGATGGAGATGGTCTATCGGATGCAATCGAATTAATTAATGGAACTGATCCAAGTAACGCAGACTCTCAAAAACCGATTGTTACACAATTTCAATATACTGGATCAACTCCTACAACATATCCATATATGACTTTCGATGCAAATGCTACCGATAACGTATCCGTTACCGGCTGGGCGCTTACATCAACAAATGAAAAACCACTTTCTTACTTTAGTGAATGGTCTGCGATAAAACCAAATTTCAAAGAATTTTCAAAAAGTGGTTCTTACAATTTATATCTTTGGACCAAAGATGCCGCAGGAAACGTTAGCGATCCATATACTCCAGCATCATACCAGTTAGATGGAATTAAACTCGCAAAATTTGTTTACGCAACTCAAACCAGTGCAAACAAGGTTTTATCATATTCAATAAATCCTTTCACTGGTGCTTTAGAAAATAGTAATACATTTATTTCAGGAAATATACCGACTATTTTAACAGCCGATCCATTGGGAAGTTACGTTTTAATATACTATACGCAGACAAAAAATCTAGTATTGGCAAAAATAAACCGAGCCAACGGAAGTTTGGTAACAGTATATTCATATTATGTTTCAAGCACACTCTTAGATTCAGTGTATGGATTGACAATGGATCCTACCGGATCTTATATATATGCTGCAGGATATAAAAGTAATCCATCTGCTTTCAGTATCTTAAAATGGAATTTAAACAGAACTCTGGAGACAATTGTTCTTGATCAAACATTCCTTCCAACGCCAAGCATAGGGGATACAGGTTCTAGATTAAAAGTGAGCCCAAATGGTAGTATGATTAGCTATATTTGGGCAACGGGAGATTCACAATCTACCTACGGAAGCATTAAAAATTTCTTAATAAACCCTTTAAATGGTAGAATTTCAACAACACAAACTGTTTTTTCATTACTAAATTCTGCTGCCCCTTATGCCTTTGATTACCTGGGCAATGGAAATACAATGTTCATTGTAAGTCCAAACTCTCTTTCAACCGAGTCGGAAACTGGATTAAAATCAGCTTCTTCAGTAGTGTTTGCTCCACTAACTGGACAATCCGTCAGCGGATTCAATCAAGCACCAACCGTTAATACTTTTGCACTCGGAGTAAGTGGATCTGCAACTGGAAAAGCCGTTTATGTGTCGGGCTGGGCTGAAATAGAAAACCAGAATGAAATCACCGTTTTGAATTTACCGAACCCCTCGGCAGCTGGAACTGTCTTGCAAAGACTTTCTGTTACCGATTGGAACATAGGTGTTTTCGCAGAAAAATCAGGAAGATATTTATACTCAGTTGGATCAAAAATAAATTCATTCCTGATAGATCCAGGGACGGGCCAGTTAAACTCATCAAGCGTACAAACAATCTCGCTCCCAGAAACAGTTACTTCTTTTGCAACGGTTGCAGAACAAAATTCAAACGATCCTCCTGTTGCATTATTAGAAATTACAAATTCTTCTGATAATAATTTGCCTCAAAATATTCGAGTGAATCGAGAAACCACAATTTCATCAAGGGGAAGTTTCGATCCAAATATGACTTCTTGTTCGGTGAATCCGAATACATACGTTAGAAGTTGGAGATGGATCAGTAAACCTGTAGGATCAAATGCAAATTTTCAAATTACAGATTCTACATCTAGCGTTATAAAATTCACTCCTGATGTTCCGGGAAATTACACGATAGAATTTTCCATTACAGATTCGCCTGGCACATGCCAAGGTTCCTCTAGAACTGACACAACACAACTTACAGTCAGTGCTAAGTATTTTAACCAAGTTTTAGAATCTGGAAAATTACTCGTGCCAATGAAAGACGCTGCAAAATACAAACCGAATCCAACAAGCTCCGAATTACCTGGGGTCCCTTCTACTGCAGCTGCTAATTGGATACAAAAACCCGTAATAGATGCAGGGGCATATACAAGTGATTGCACAGGAAATCTGCTTACAAATCCCTGGGACCCACGTTGTTATGGAAATGGATATAAACCATATGGATACGCTAAATTCTATTTAAGACAGAAGGAAACGTTAATTTCGCCATGGCTCACGACTATGTATTGCCAATCTCCTTCCGCTTCGTTGTATGAAGACGCTATGAATTTTTGTAAAAACGAAACTCCCCCGACTCCAATTTATTCAAATTCAGGGATTATTCGAACGTTTACTGCGACCTCTTATGCGTTCATCTGGAAGGTAGAATGGTCTTGGTGGACAAATACCACGACTGCTTATACAAAGAATTAA
- a CDS encoding carboxypeptidase regulatory-like domain-containing protein — protein sequence MKIKKIIIFFLLTSLSAPAWGQGVGKIRGKIVDGDNGEAVFGATIVVRSIKKFAKSDFDGAYDLELPLGTHEVEFQMLGYSAQKRSVTVTAGKPQVVNITFGLQTLETVDVKGRALNDAEAALLSLQKKSSAVSDGISKEAIKKSPDSSAGEVVRRVTGITLVGGKFVFVRGLGERYSNTELNDTLVPSTEPDKRVVALDIFPSGVLKNVRIIKTFIPELPAEFSGGLVKIETQEYPEEKQLSVSVGAGGNYNTTGHKFMNMNQGTMLGGVNSNQRNPLADSGNQGLVFEPGSIFGGIPPEVTQAGPALFNQKWTPNSGPAPFDKNFSLNYGDTFKIGSTSRLGILVGTTYNRNYRFREESSRTYQASQISELTPAGTRLIQQQKQDADLYIEERNWGNNLNLAYEITKGQQIFMKTLFSQQGEGVVRNAVGQDNINSADFKSLTTQYTSSRVFHNTFGGDHALNWFGDRAHKFDWRINFAQAVREQPDLQQQVWRKSFSDPNPLNYTRLGNNPDASRFFSDSIDNSRTAKFNYEIPFDQWSGLKSTFKLGSYTLERDKNFRFHEYGQKTNVPISSLEYYPIPGEIYSNPLLFQQNTYTFSERQVESNAYDAFQRLQAYYSQVELPILPKLKILFGARYEDSYQKVRTYVTRDVNNPLFAADYGCGVRNEDVRLALVKNNACDPTNNGIGELRTKDTLPSFNLNWEFKENQILRIAATQTLTRPDLRELSPFGFTPYFGANRVFGNADLRRSYIHNYDIRYEYYLSSSDYIGVGAFFKQISSPIEMIGQPVAGSISQRFTYVNAEQGTIRGIEFDFRKEITDRIRFETNMFFIQSRVDVIPWEQYIAAKTGILDPLSKAATYNPTNLSRPLQGQSPFVFNIKLDFHLDEKKRHNLGFYYNYFGDRLYSVGANGLPDAYERAVGLTDVVFTTKRGDHLEFKVSAQNIFDTRYRVYQKNELTGEKELFLSYRTGVSYSFQATYKL from the coding sequence ATGAAAATTAAAAAGATTATCATATTCTTCCTACTGACTTCTCTTTCTGCACCTGCATGGGGGCAAGGAGTAGGAAAAATCCGAGGAAAAATCGTAGATGGAGACAATGGAGAAGCCGTTTTTGGTGCAACTATTGTTGTTCGATCCATCAAAAAATTCGCCAAATCAGATTTTGACGGTGCGTATGATCTAGAACTTCCTTTAGGAACTCATGAAGTTGAGTTTCAAATGTTAGGATATTCTGCACAAAAACGTTCGGTAACTGTAACCGCAGGAAAACCGCAAGTTGTAAATATTACTTTCGGTTTGCAAACTCTTGAGACAGTGGATGTAAAAGGTAGAGCTTTAAACGATGCAGAAGCTGCCCTCTTATCATTACAGAAAAAGTCTTCCGCAGTTTCAGACGGAATCTCTAAAGAAGCTATTAAGAAAAGTCCGGATTCATCTGCTGGAGAAGTTGTACGAAGAGTTACCGGTATTACCTTAGTAGGCGGTAAGTTCGTATTCGTTCGCGGTCTTGGAGAACGTTATTCTAACACAGAATTAAACGATACCTTAGTACCTTCTACAGAACCAGATAAACGAGTTGTTGCTCTGGATATCTTTCCGTCTGGAGTTCTAAAGAATGTAAGGATTATTAAAACATTTATTCCTGAACTTCCCGCTGAGTTTTCGGGAGGTCTAGTTAAAATTGAAACCCAAGAATATCCTGAAGAAAAACAGCTAAGCGTATCAGTCGGTGCAGGTGGAAATTATAACACTACTGGTCACAAATTCATGAATATGAACCAAGGGACTATGTTAGGTGGTGTCAATTCTAACCAAAGAAACCCTCTTGCCGATTCAGGAAACCAAGGACTAGTCTTTGAGCCAGGAAGTATATTTGGCGGAATTCCTCCTGAAGTTACGCAGGCTGGACCAGCGTTATTTAATCAAAAATGGACTCCAAATTCAGGTCCTGCTCCCTTTGATAAGAACTTCTCTCTAAATTACGGAGATACATTCAAAATAGGAAGTACTTCTAGATTAGGAATTTTAGTGGGGACTACCTATAATAGAAACTATAGATTCAGAGAAGAAAGCTCCAGAACCTACCAAGCAAGCCAAATTTCAGAACTCACTCCTGCCGGGACTAGATTGATCCAGCAACAAAAGCAGGATGCAGATCTTTACATTGAGGAAAGGAACTGGGGAAATAACTTAAACTTGGCATACGAAATTACCAAAGGCCAACAGATATTTATGAAAACCCTTTTCTCACAACAAGGAGAAGGAGTAGTTCGAAATGCAGTAGGTCAGGACAATATCAATTCTGCTGATTTTAAATCTTTAACTACACAATACACAAGTAGTCGAGTCTTCCATAATACATTTGGGGGGGACCATGCTTTAAATTGGTTTGGAGATAGAGCTCATAAATTCGATTGGAGAATAAACTTTGCGCAAGCAGTTAGAGAACAACCGGATTTACAACAACAAGTGTGGAGAAAGTCCTTTTCGGATCCTAATCCTCTAAATTATACACGTTTAGGGAACAACCCGGATGCTTCTAGATTCTTCTCTGACTCGATAGATAATAGCCGCACCGCTAAATTTAACTACGAGATTCCTTTTGACCAATGGAGCGGTCTAAAGTCAACTTTCAAGCTCGGAAGTTATACATTAGAAAGAGATAAGAACTTTAGATTCCATGAATATGGACAAAAAACCAATGTACCTATCTCTTCTCTGGAATATTATCCAATCCCTGGAGAAATTTATTCAAATCCTCTTCTTTTCCAACAGAACACATATACGTTCTCGGAAAGACAGGTTGAATCGAACGCTTACGATGCATTCCAAAGATTGCAAGCTTACTATTCTCAGGTAGAACTACCAATACTTCCAAAATTAAAAATTCTTTTTGGTGCTCGTTACGAAGACAGTTATCAAAAAGTAAGAACTTATGTAACTAGAGATGTCAATAATCCTCTATTTGCAGCAGATTATGGATGCGGTGTCCGCAATGAAGACGTTCGTCTTGCTTTAGTGAAAAACAATGCTTGTGACCCAACAAATAACGGTATTGGTGAATTAAGGACAAAAGACACACTTCCTTCCTTTAACCTTAACTGGGAATTTAAGGAAAATCAAATTCTACGTATCGCAGCTACCCAGACATTAACTCGTCCCGATCTAAGAGAATTATCTCCTTTCGGATTTACTCCTTATTTCGGAGCGAATCGTGTATTTGGTAACGCTGACCTAAGAAGATCTTACATACACAACTATGATATCCGATACGAATACTATCTGTCATCTTCGGATTATATCGGAGTCGGAGCTTTCTTCAAACAGATATCAAGTCCGATCGAAATGATTGGTCAACCTGTTGCAGGAAGTATTAGCCAACGTTTCACTTATGTAAATGCTGAGCAAGGTACTATCCGGGGGATAGAATTCGACTTTAGGAAAGAGATCACAGATCGTATTCGTTTCGAGACAAATATGTTCTTCATTCAGTCGAGAGTTGACGTTATTCCTTGGGAGCAATACATTGCTGCAAAAACAGGGATACTGGATCCTTTATCTAAAGCGGCAACTTATAACCCGACAAATCTATCTCGCCCCCTACAAGGACAATCTCCATTCGTATTTAACATCAAATTAGATTTCCATTTAGATGAAAAAAAGAGACACAATTTAGGTTTCTATTACAATTACTTTGGCGATCGTCTTTATTCAGTGGGTGCAAATGGATTGCCTGATGCGTATGAAAGAGCGGTCGGTTTGACTGATGTTGTCTTTACGACAAAAAGAGGAGATCATTTAGAATTTAAAGTTTCCGCTCAGAATATTTTTGACACTCGATATAGAGTATATCAAAAGAACGAGTTAACTGGTGAAAAAGAACTCTTCCTTTCATACAGAACTGGTGTGAGTTACTCGTTCCAAGCTACTTATAAGCTTTAA
- a CDS encoding LIMLP_04285 family protein, translating to MITRTIVTISIFLICLGTLSADTVTNTKTKEVIENVKTTQTEQGVIVEFEDGSRRGFDRTSVTVEAKPVEWKQKDQESYPDKERYTDYAIFGGIFLVILLLP from the coding sequence ATGATTACGAGAACTATTGTTACAATTTCAATTTTTCTAATATGCTTGGGAACCCTTTCTGCGGACACGGTCACCAATACAAAAACTAAAGAAGTGATAGAGAACGTAAAAACCACTCAGACAGAACAGGGTGTAATCGTTGAGTTCGAAGACGGCTCCCGTAGAGGTTTTGACAGAACGTCCGTTACTGTTGAAGCAAAACCTGTAGAGTGGAAACAAAAGGATCAGGAAAGCTATCCTGATAAAGAACGATATACTGATTATGCAATTTTCGGTGGGATCTTCTTGGTAATACTACTTTTACCCTAA
- a CDS encoding putative bifunctional diguanylate cyclase/phosphodiesterase: MSLNGLNFYSYLSKIRILKTYSSKIMLVAFLGTHVPLITLLLFFVISTVQDVQTALKILGIALVATLAGTALTLLALHKLLTPVVLTSKSLNRYLSEREIPNLPTVFQDEAGSLMADTVTTVRKLDELIHYMANYDGLSGLPNRDLFLERLSNSLHELSMREEILSFPVLSLEATHLKQIRSNFGVHMGDLYLRSLVQKLETMLGPETVLARTGDGEFSFFPLPSSSQILETDSEIWATKIQNSISSPLNVVDQQISSEIRIGISVFPYDGKSSDQLLWKSETALNQAKLSGTPKIQTYSSEWKERMKEKYLLEKDLRLAISKNQLFIQYQPRIEVQTGKKISAEALLRWNHPEYGVISPTIFIPIAEESGIIGEMGEWVLSKSMEDLGNWKKRGLPPIRISVNLSAKQLEDKNISKKVMNILEKNSLSVEDLELEITESSLITNIQSALEILGELHSWGISLALDDFGTGYSSLSYLSKIPLKTLKVDQSFVRKILTDPNSLAISKTIVALGKSLGLRITAEGVETETQMRKIKDLGCDEAQGFFLSKPILLKELEEFVQT; encoded by the coding sequence ATGAGTCTTAACGGATTAAATTTCTATTCCTATCTTAGCAAGATCCGAATTCTTAAAACTTATTCTAGCAAAATTATGCTGGTGGCGTTCTTAGGGACCCATGTTCCACTCATCACACTTTTATTATTTTTTGTAATATCCACTGTTCAAGATGTGCAAACTGCCCTAAAAATTTTAGGAATTGCACTTGTGGCTACTCTTGCAGGAACCGCACTTACACTTCTTGCATTACATAAACTTTTAACTCCAGTTGTACTCACTTCCAAATCTCTAAACAGATATCTTAGCGAAAGAGAGATCCCAAATTTACCTACAGTATTCCAGGACGAAGCAGGCTCTTTAATGGCAGATACTGTCACGACTGTGCGTAAACTGGATGAACTCATCCATTATATGGCGAACTACGATGGACTATCAGGTTTGCCGAATAGAGATCTATTCTTAGAAAGATTAAGCAATTCCCTTCATGAACTTTCCATGAGAGAAGAAATATTGAGTTTTCCAGTTCTTTCTTTAGAAGCTACTCACTTAAAACAGATCAGGTCCAATTTTGGGGTGCATATGGGAGATCTGTATTTGAGATCTCTCGTCCAAAAATTGGAAACAATGCTTGGACCAGAAACTGTTCTTGCAAGAACTGGAGATGGAGAATTCTCCTTCTTTCCGTTACCTTCTTCTTCTCAAATTTTAGAAACTGATTCTGAAATTTGGGCTACGAAGATCCAAAATAGTATTTCTTCTCCTTTAAACGTTGTAGACCAACAGATCTCTTCTGAGATCCGAATTGGAATATCAGTTTTTCCTTATGATGGAAAATCATCTGATCAACTTTTATGGAAGTCTGAAACTGCATTAAACCAAGCAAAACTTTCAGGAACTCCTAAGATCCAAACTTATTCTTCCGAATGGAAAGAAAGAATGAAGGAGAAATACCTTCTCGAAAAAGATCTTAGACTTGCGATCTCTAAAAACCAATTATTCATCCAATACCAACCAAGAATAGAAGTCCAAACAGGCAAAAAGATCTCTGCAGAAGCATTACTAAGATGGAATCATCCTGAATATGGAGTCATCTCCCCTACTATCTTTATACCAATCGCAGAAGAAAGTGGGATCATTGGAGAAATGGGAGAATGGGTCCTTTCTAAATCCATGGAAGACTTGGGAAATTGGAAAAAAAGAGGACTTCCTCCAATCCGTATCTCTGTAAACTTATCAGCAAAACAATTAGAAGATAAGAATATCTCTAAGAAAGTTATGAATATCTTAGAGAAAAATAGCTTAAGTGTAGAGGATCTGGAGCTTGAGATCACAGAATCCAGCTTAATTACTAATATACAGTCCGCTTTGGAAATCTTGGGAGAATTGCATTCCTGGGGGATTTCTCTAGCTTTGGACGATTTCGGAACAGGATATTCCAGCCTTTCTTATTTAAGTAAAATCCCGCTCAAAACCTTAAAAGTGGATCAATCCTTTGTACGCAAAATCCTAACAGACCCGAATTCTCTGGCGATTTCCAAAACGATCGTTGCATTAGGAAAAAGTTTAGGACTACGCATCACAGCGGAAGGTGTAGAAACCGAAACACAAATGCGAAAGATCAAAGACTTAGGCTGCGATGAAGCACAGGGATTTTTCTTAAGCAAACCAATCCTTTTAAAAGAATTGGAAGAGTTCGTTCAAACCTAA
- a CDS encoding alkane 1-monooxygenase, whose amino-acid sequence MSVGKRLSFLIAYLIPGLAVVGYYLGGGFNFLTLAVVFGILPIMDLWIGPDASNPREEDVPELQKEFYFRFLTYGWAWIQFVLVIWALWEVQTQTLSTLEWGAFVIAIGVNTGGIGITVAHELGHKNTKIEQWYSKFILMTVCYMHFFIEHNRGHHVNVSTHEDPASSRKGESFFAFYPRTVVGSLTSAWSLEKKRLGKLGKSAWTLDNEMITSMIIPVLFISAVTGIFYTITGNLNWQVPAFFFIQSWIAFSLLELVNYIEHYGLARKELSPGKFEKVLPIHSWNQNFSLSNAFLFQLQRHSDHHANAGRRYQSLRHFEESPQLPYGYELMILLALFPPLWFKVMDKKLEEWKRLHGESSASPSGKREPATA is encoded by the coding sequence ATGAGTGTAGGGAAAAGATTATCCTTCTTGATCGCATACCTGATCCCGGGCCTGGCTGTGGTAGGTTACTATTTGGGCGGCGGTTTTAATTTTTTAACTTTGGCGGTGGTGTTCGGAATTCTTCCAATCATGGATCTTTGGATTGGGCCGGACGCAAGCAATCCACGGGAAGAAGATGTACCGGAGCTTCAAAAGGAATTTTATTTTAGATTTCTGACCTATGGTTGGGCGTGGATCCAATTTGTTTTGGTGATTTGGGCCCTGTGGGAGGTCCAAACTCAAACTCTTTCCACATTGGAGTGGGGAGCTTTTGTTATAGCGATTGGTGTGAACACTGGCGGGATCGGGATCACTGTCGCTCACGAACTTGGGCACAAGAATACTAAGATTGAACAATGGTATTCAAAGTTCATTCTTATGACTGTATGTTATATGCATTTCTTTATCGAGCATAACCGAGGTCATCATGTGAATGTTTCTACTCATGAAGACCCAGCTTCCAGTAGAAAGGGTGAATCATTCTTTGCATTTTATCCAAGAACTGTTGTAGGAAGTTTAACGAGCGCTTGGAGCTTAGAGAAAAAAAGATTGGGCAAACTTGGTAAGTCAGCTTGGACTTTAGACAATGAGATGATCACATCTATGATCATTCCTGTTTTATTTATTTCTGCTGTGACTGGGATTTTTTATACGATCACTGGAAATTTGAACTGGCAGGTGCCTGCATTTTTCTTTATTCAAAGTTGGATTGCATTCTCTTTATTGGAACTTGTGAATTATATTGAACATTATGGCTTAGCCCGTAAGGAATTATCTCCTGGAAAATTCGAGAAGGTTCTTCCTATACATTCATGGAACCAAAATTTCAGCCTGTCTAACGCGTTTTTGTTCCAACTACAAAGACATTCTGATCATCATGCGAACGCTGGAAGAAGATACCAATCTTTGAGACATTTTGAAGAAAGCCCTCAGCTTCCTTATGGATATGAATTGATGATACTTCTGGCTTTATTTCCTCCACTTTGGTTCAAGGTGATGGATAAAAAATTGGAAGAATGGAAAAGACTGCATGGAGAATCTTCTGCAAGTCCTTCCGGAAAAAGGGAACCTGCTACTGCATAA